A window of Eubacteriaceae bacterium ES3 contains these coding sequences:
- the murF gene encoding UDP-N-acetylmuramoyl-tripeptide--D-alanyl-D-alanine ligase, translating to MKSYSFTEIMEISSGRLIKGSLEGSVDAVTIDSRKCDENSLYIPIVGDNNNGHDFIASAGKNGAKITLTQEVNREFPEQMTVILVESTFKALQILSKYNRNRYDIPVIAITGSSGKTTTKDLLASVLGQKFKTLKTQGNFNNEYGIPQTLLQLDESHQMAVIEMGMDHLGDIEKSIGLVRPDISVITNVGLTHIEILKTRENIFRAKKEILTTLGAKDIALVNGDDDCLKTLADEKHPYCLKSFGMTEDSDLYVSCWQADAAGLQMKMVSDEESETYTFKIPGEHNVYNCLVAVFLGKHFGLSKAEIQAGLDAFEPSANRMDIFEFQEMMVINDSYNANPDAMRGALDVLDTYSGGRKRRVAVLGDMLEMGEYGPPEHLKIGQYARDKADILITVGDLSQKIAEGFNHQGMAYHFNKVEDAIEPFLKLIKKDDVILIKASRGIHLERLVVAIKEGK from the coding sequence TTGAAAAGTTATAGTTTTACGGAAATTATGGAAATTTCCAGTGGGCGACTGATAAAGGGTAGCCTGGAAGGCAGTGTCGATGCTGTTACGATAGATAGTCGCAAATGCGATGAAAATTCTTTGTACATTCCGATAGTAGGAGACAACAATAACGGTCATGACTTTATAGCTTCGGCCGGAAAAAACGGGGCAAAAATCACCCTGACACAGGAAGTAAATCGGGAATTTCCCGAACAGATGACAGTTATTTTGGTGGAGTCGACGTTTAAAGCGCTTCAAATACTATCAAAGTATAATCGAAACCGCTATGACATACCGGTAATTGCGATCACTGGTTCCAGCGGAAAAACAACGACCAAAGATCTGCTTGCTTCTGTTTTAGGACAAAAGTTTAAAACTTTAAAGACGCAGGGGAACTTTAATAATGAATATGGGATTCCCCAGACTCTTTTACAGCTGGATGAAAGCCACCAAATGGCAGTGATTGAAATGGGAATGGATCATCTTGGCGATATTGAAAAGTCAATTGGACTTGTGAGACCTGATATTAGTGTGATTACAAATGTGGGTTTGACCCATATCGAAATATTAAAAACGCGAGAGAATATTTTTCGAGCAAAAAAAGAAATTCTGACAACGCTGGGTGCAAAAGATATTGCTTTGGTAAATGGCGATGATGATTGCTTGAAGACCCTGGCGGATGAAAAACATCCATATTGCCTTAAGTCCTTTGGAATGACAGAAGATTCCGACCTGTATGTCAGTTGCTGGCAGGCAGATGCTGCCGGACTGCAAATGAAAATGGTATCAGATGAAGAGTCTGAAACCTATACTTTTAAGATACCCGGGGAGCATAATGTATATAATTGCTTAGTTGCGGTATTTCTGGGCAAACATTTTGGGTTGTCAAAAGCAGAGATTCAGGCAGGTTTAGATGCCTTTGAACCCAGTGCCAACCGGATGGACATTTTTGAATTCCAGGAAATGATGGTGATCAATGACTCCTATAATGCCAATCCAGATGCAATGAGAGGCGCTCTGGATGTTCTGGACACCTATAGCGGCGGTCGTAAAAGACGGGTTGCGGTATTGGGTGATATGCTGGAAATGGGTGAATATGGTCCGCCAGAGCATCTTAAGATTGGCCAGTATGCCCGTGATAAGGCTGATATCCTGATTACGGTGGGTGATCTGAGTCAGAAGATAGCCGAAGGTTTTAATCATCAGGGAATGGCCTATCATTTTAATAAGGTCGAGGATGCAATTGAGCCTTTTCTAAAGCTGAT
- a CDS encoding penicillin-binding transpeptidase domain-containing protein has protein sequence MSNIKKRPREIRPEAKQNKILGAMAVLSVCLLIVIGNLFYLQIVSSEGKYERQVDQLVEEVAIKASRGDIYDRNGNVLAKDSSATALNIIPYQVEEPEQLAKTLADNLGLEYTEVLEKLSSLEDDIVEVKSGISSALEVVVMGHNFDGVEVIDGTLYVVPDEILDPAVVAAALANDLEYDYESIYDAATRKENQPLLIKSKVDNSLALAIKNSEAIYDEDGDIESYNGVELLDDYRRYYTNGNFASYILGFTGSDYTGLYGVEATYDDVLSGEDGVVYYQKDADGNQIASQTKILKEPVQGEDITLTVDSNIQLIAEKAVEAAAATWQTTTVTAIIMDTDTGEVLAMATTPDYNLNDPYTLDPNFLAANKEELEDMTEDEQLLEMYQNPGVSFIYEPGSTFKAITGAAALEEGVVTPDTTVYDPGYIQIGEAVIHCATGPHYTETVSDAIATSCNPGLVQIIEKLDPDVFYQYVYNFGFGKTTGIELTGEEAGIINRLSTENGGINEVDYATFSFGQGLATTPIQMITALNSVVNDGYYVEPTIISAATKGEEADSPKQIISTETSSAMREIMRKVVLYDSSMTALSEGYSIGGKTGTAEKFIDGEYSSTKYVTSFYCFAPVEDPQYSVYVVLDEPKAGAYGSTSAAPTAISLMKQVLDYNSAASSVDMGETQEIQTGAVTVPDLVGQELEFAASILAEKGIPYTIDETTSGSVIAAQSLANGTVYDGSQELVLALTDVNLEEVQTVVVPDLKGLSIQSANELLTGLGLNIKISGSGFASSQTPAATTVVEKGSDVTVFFSN, from the coding sequence GTGAGTAATATAAAAAAAAGGCCAAGGGAGATTAGACCTGAGGCGAAACAGAATAAAATATTGGGAGCTATGGCAGTTTTATCAGTCTGTCTTTTGATTGTCATTGGGAATCTTTTCTATCTTCAGATCGTCAGTTCTGAGGGAAAGTATGAACGTCAGGTGGACCAACTGGTGGAAGAGGTAGCCATCAAAGCTTCTCGAGGGGATATTTACGATCGCAACGGAAATGTCCTGGCAAAGGATTCGTCAGCAACTGCCCTTAATATCATCCCCTATCAGGTAGAAGAACCAGAACAGCTGGCAAAGACCCTGGCTGACAATCTGGGGCTTGAATACACAGAAGTTTTAGAGAAACTTTCATCTTTAGAGGATGATATCGTCGAGGTTAAAAGCGGAATCAGCAGTGCCCTTGAAGTGGTAGTGATGGGGCATAATTTTGATGGTGTAGAAGTGATTGACGGAACACTTTATGTGGTGCCGGATGAAATTTTAGATCCGGCTGTTGTGGCGGCCGCGCTTGCTAACGATCTGGAATATGATTATGAATCGATTTATGATGCAGCTACCAGAAAGGAGAATCAACCACTTCTGATTAAAAGTAAGGTAGACAATTCCTTGGCTTTGGCAATAAAGAATTCAGAAGCGATTTATGATGAGGATGGCGACATAGAAAGTTATAATGGGGTTGAGCTTCTGGATGATTATCGCCGTTATTATACCAACGGAAATTTTGCCTCATATATATTAGGTTTTACCGGCTCTGATTATACCGGTCTTTATGGGGTTGAGGCAACCTATGATGATGTCTTAAGCGGTGAAGATGGGGTTGTTTATTACCAGAAAGACGCGGATGGAAATCAGATAGCCTCTCAGACTAAAATATTAAAAGAGCCGGTTCAGGGGGAAGATATTACCCTGACCGTTGATTCAAATATTCAGCTGATTGCTGAAAAGGCGGTGGAAGCAGCGGCTGCGACCTGGCAGACAACAACGGTAACAGCTATCATTATGGATACAGATACGGGAGAAGTATTGGCCATGGCGACAACGCCTGATTATAATTTAAATGATCCTTATACACTGGATCCCAATTTTTTGGCGGCAAACAAAGAAGAGTTGGAAGACATGACGGAGGATGAACAGCTTTTGGAAATGTACCAGAATCCGGGGGTCAGTTTTATCTACGAACCGGGATCAACCTTCAAGGCCATTACCGGCGCAGCGGCCCTGGAAGAGGGTGTGGTGACGCCAGATACTACTGTGTACGATCCTGGGTATATTCAAATCGGTGAAGCGGTGATCCATTGTGCGACTGGCCCCCATTACACCGAAACGGTATCCGATGCCATTGCAACTTCGTGTAACCCGGGTCTGGTTCAGATTATTGAAAAATTAGATCCGGATGTATTCTATCAGTACGTTTACAATTTTGGCTTTGGAAAAACTACCGGGATTGAATTAACCGGTGAAGAAGCTGGTATTATCAATCGTCTTTCAACCGAAAACGGTGGGATTAATGAGGTTGATTATGCGACCTTTTCCTTTGGACAGGGTTTGGCAACTACTCCGATTCAGATGATTACGGCACTTAACAGTGTTGTTAATGATGGTTATTATGTGGAACCAACAATCATTTCGGCAGCTACAAAAGGTGAAGAAGCTGATTCACCTAAACAGATTATTTCCACAGAAACTTCATCGGCCATGCGTGAAATTATGCGAAAAGTGGTTCTGTATGATTCAAGTATGACGGCGCTTTCTGAAGGTTACTCAATTGGTGGAAAAACCGGAACCGCCGAAAAATTTATTGACGGAGAATATTCATCAACTAAATATGTTACTTCTTTTTATTGCTTTGCACCAGTGGAGGATCCGCAGTATTCAGTGTATGTCGTCCTTGATGAACCTAAAGCTGGGGCATACGGATCAACCAGTGCGGCGCCAACAGCTATTAGTTTAATGAAACAGGTGCTTGATTATAATTCCGCGGCATCTTCAGTAGATATGGGGGAAACCCAGGAGATTCAGACAGGAGCGGTAACGGTTCCGGATCTGGTTGGTCAGGAGCTTGAGTTTGCGGCTTCTATTTTAGCTGAAAAAGGTATTCCCTATACAATTGATGAAACGACATCAGGCAGTGTCATTGCAGCTCAGAGCCTTGCTAATGGAACAGTCTATGACGGAAGTCAGGAATTGGTGCTGGCCCTCACCGATGTCAATCTGGAAGAAGTTCAAACTGTGGTTGTGCCGGACCTGAAAGGTCTTTCCATTCAAAGTGCCAATGAACTTTTAACTGGCCTTGGTTTGAATATAAAAATATCTGGCAGCGGTTTTGCCAGCAGTCAGACACCTGCGGCAACGACAGTTGTGGAAAAGGGTAGTGATGTGACAGTTTTCTTTTCAAATTGA